One region of Purpureocillium takamizusanense chromosome 4, complete sequence genomic DNA includes:
- a CDS encoding N-acetylneuraminate 7-O(or 9-O)-acetyltransferase (EggNog:ENOG503NVU2~SECRETED:SignalP(1-37~SECRETED:cutsite=VSR-QP~SECRETED:prob=0.3035)~TransMembrane:9 (n17-32c37/38o353-374i386-405o417-437i490-509o549-569i581-602o622-644i656-673o693-713i)~COG:S), whose protein sequence is MAVAGASTSTSSPINRSLSVLIVLLVLLGAIFHGVSRQPDPHRCRQLLEDGSWLEPPDANGTRTPFKNWQPRGCKLRQYSNEDIHQCMEHRHMVFSGDSTTRQVFWAMGRLLDRDLANERRRTAKAHEAYDMEFDGIRMLQIWNPFLKVGVETKEQRDLTHQLDLWQRERHNNVPVADQKSAALILLGFGSWYALEMFHDDAVGNFSDAFLKATEVMKSSDLPPFGSGPMVPRDGLGNEVFVAPVAPPFYDKLPSSRTGPKGIHKGEVEDIDQFLDSVADEKRIPLLRAYPALSRDQRGTMVDITDTGFHVIDSVAEVKATILLNARCNAKLHALDGSPYDGTCCTDYGRTTFVQLVLLGMGVLYVAVCVVLEVFDMLGRKVNSPFFNWSACMLITALLACFLADRTQVFAKGNKQYVASEFAVLSILSGVLGVVTIRRMSPRRSDTDTSTSPATLDDAPPLSRDQTDEWKGWMQAAILIYHWTGASKSLPIYICIRLMVAAYLFQVGYGHTVFFLTKKDFSLRRVAAVLQRLNLLSCALPYVMNTNYMLYYFAPLVSFWFAIVYATLAIGSGYNDTGNAVIAKIAISAFVVAAVFLFTPISEWVFAILRAVFRIDWDLHEWQFRVSLDIFIVYIGMLAGMASVRSKLWSRLLVETKLSGLVGLVIVAGYWYLSNRYFATKQEYNWWHPYASFVPIMGFVAARNVAAPVRVFYSRAFAWLGRCSLETFTLQFHLLLASDTKGVLLLDGLAGDGSLAADRWRHLIVIVPFFLWLSHATAEATGDLTTLLTCATAEQVKPEDVGDSESLLPGSSADGGGLGRFRIPPLLRRLTPKAVRDDDPRVWMAGLGGLMWFLNLVY, encoded by the exons ATGGCTGTCGCCGGAGCGTCGACTTCCACGTCAAGCCCTATCAACAGGAGCTTGTCCGTTCTTATAGTCCTGCTggtgctcctcggcgccatcttcCACGGGGTCTCCCGCCAGCCAGATCCCCACCGATGCCGGCAACTCCTCGAGGATGGCAGCTGGCTCGAGCCGCCTGACGCCAATGGCACGCGGACCCCTTTCAAGAACTGGCAGCCACGCGGCTGCAAGCTTCGACAGTACTCCAACGAGGACATTCACCAGTGCATGGAGCACCGGCACATGGTCTTTTCGGGAGATTCCACCACCCGCCAGGTCTTCTGGGCTATGGGCCGTCTG CTGGACAGAGACCTGGCCAACGAACGCCGCCGGACGGCCAAAGCCCACGAGGCCTACGACATGGAGTTTGACGGCATCCGCATGCTGCAGATATGGAACCCCTTTCTCAAGGTTGGCGTCGAGACAAAGGAACAGCGCGACTTGACCCATCAACTCGACCTGTGGCAGCGGGAGAGGCATAACAACGTCCCAGTTGCCGACCAGAAGAGCGCCGCTCTCATCCTGCTCGGCTTCGGAAGCTGGTACGCCCTTGAAATGTtccacgacgatgccgtcggcaACTTCTCCGACGCCTTCCTCAAGGCCACCGAGGTCATGAAGTCGAGCGACCTGCCGCCCTTTGGCTCTGGCCCGATGGTGCCGCGAGATGGCCTGGGTAACGAGGTCTTCGTCGCACCCGTCGCCCCGCCGTTTTACGACAAGCTGCCGTCCTCTCGAACCGGCCCCAAGGGCATTCACAAAGGTGAAGTGGAGGATATCGATCAGTTCCTCGACAGcgttgccgacgagaagCGAATTCCCCTGCTCCGGGCATATCCTGCTCTGTCCAGAGACCAGCGGGGTACCATGGTAGACATTACAGACACGGGATTCCACGTCATTGACTCGGTtgccgaggtcaaggccacgATCCTCCTCAACGCTCGCTGCAACGCCAAGctccacgccctcgacggctccCCCTACGACGGCACGTGCTGCACCGACTACGGCCGCACCACCTTTGTACAGTTAGTGCTGCTCGGAATGGGCGTCTTGTACGTTGCGGTCTGCGTGGTCCTCGAGGTCTTCGACATGTTGGGTCGCAAAGTCAACAGCCCCTTCTTCAACTGGAGCGCCTGCATGCTCATCACGGCGTTGCTGGCCTGCTTTCTCGCGGACCGCACCCAGGTCTTTGCAAAGGGGAACAAGCAGTACGTCGCTAGCGAATTTGCCGTGCTGTCTATCCTGTCTGGCGTTTTGGGTGTTGTCACGATCCGGAGGATGAGCCCTCGGCGATCCGACACCGACACGTCGACTTCGCCAGCCACGCttgacgacgcgccgcccctgTCCCGAGACCAGACCGACGAGTGGAAAGGTTGGATGCAGGCTGCTATCCTGATATACCACTGGACCGGCGCGTCCAAATCGCTCCCCATCTACATATGCATCCGCCTCATGGTTGCCGCCTATCTTTTCCAAGTCGGCTACGGGCACACCGTCTTTTTCCTCACCAAGAAGGACTTTTCCTTGCGGCGCGTGGCGGCTGTCTTACAGCGGCTTAACCTGTTGAGCTGCGCTCTGCCGTACGTCATGAACACCAACTATATGCTGTACTACTTTGCTCCCCTCGTCAGCTTCTGGTTCGCCATCGTATACGCCACGTTGGCCATCGGCTCCGGCTACAACGACACTGGCAACGCTGTCATCGCCAAGATCGCCATCTCGGCGTTCGTCGTTGCGGCTGTCTTTTTGTTCACGCCCATATCGGAGTGGGTGTTTGCCATCTTGCGGGCCGTCTTCCGAATTGATTGGGACCTCCACGAGTGGCAGTTTCGCGTGTCCCTCGACATATTCATTGTGTACATCGGCATGCTTGCGGGCATGGCTTCGGTGCGGAGCAAGCTCTGGAGCCGACTGCTCGTCGAGACCAAGTTGTCTGGGCTGGTCGGGCTGGTCATCGTGGCCGGGTACTGGTACCTGAGCAACAGGTACTTTGCGACGAAGCAGGAGTACAACTGGTGGCACCCTTACGCCTCCTTCGTCCCCATCATGGGCTTCGTTGCAGCCCGCAATGTCGCCGCCCCGGTGCGCGTCTTTTACTCGAGGGCGTTTGCCTGGCTGGGCCGCTGCTCCCTGGAGACGTTCACGCTGCAGTTCCACCTGCTCCTCGCCTCCGACACCAAGGGTgttcttctcctcgacggtctcgcgggcgacgggagTCTGGCGGCGGACAGGTGGCGAcacctcatcgtcatcgttcCGTTCTTCCTGTGGCTCAGCCacgcgacggccgaggccaccggGGACCTGACGACGCTCCTCACGTGCGCAACTGCCGAGCAGGTCAAGCCTGAAGATGTCGGCGACTCCGAGTCGCTCCTGCCAGGAAGTAgtgctgacggcggcggcctggggcgTTTTCGGATCCCGCCGCTTCTGCGACGGTTGACGCCCAAGGCGGTGCGCGACGATGATCCGAGGGTATGGATGGCAGGGCTCGGCGGACTGATGTGGTTCCTGAACCTG GTTTACTAA